The following are encoded in a window of Flavobacteriales bacterium genomic DNA:
- the lptC gene encoding LPS export ABC transporter periplasmic protein LptC, whose translation MEKIHEISIQNQASFPIETIKDCEIIYSDSAKVRVLLNATLMNRYADEKTYVEFKNGLKVQFFDVNGKKESELIADYAIVDDENDLMLAESNVVVRNIKGDILETEKLNWNQQKEEIFTDEFVKITTENEVIFGEGLVSNQNFSKYTIRKIKGTITINQPDE comes from the coding sequence TTGGAAAAAATTCATGAAATTTCCATTCAGAATCAAGCTTCTTTTCCAATAGAAACTATCAAAGATTGTGAAATCATTTATAGCGATTCAGCTAAAGTAAGAGTATTGTTAAATGCTACTCTTATGAATCGATATGCTGATGAAAAAACATACGTTGAATTTAAAAACGGTTTAAAGGTTCAGTTTTTTGATGTCAATGGTAAAAAAGAGTCTGAGTTAATTGCTGACTATGCCATAGTTGATGATGAAAATGATTTGATGTTAGCCGAAAGTAACGTGGTAGTTCGTAATATTAAAGGTGATATTTTGGAGACAGAAAAGCTGAATTGGAATCAACAAAAAGAAGAAATATTTACAGATGAATTTGTCAAAATTACTACAGAAAATGAAGTTATTTTTGGTGAAGGATTAGTGTCTAACCAAAATTTTTCTAAGTATACTATTCGTAAAATAAAAGGTACTATAACTATAAATCAGCCCGATGAATAG
- a CDS encoding ROK family protein → MKVVGVDIGGTNTELAVVDSKDGILKVSAFKTKASDSFAQYIDDLSCQIEALTLEYSIDSIGIGAPNFDSKAQTFCPVNFPWDDLKPFNLKAHLESLLSIPTFLINDANASAMAENRYGSGKKYKDFSLITVGTGLGGGIIINNQLFEGAFGYAGEFGHTKIEGLDRQCNCGGVGCLETVVSANGIKKSYAVNMKEIKSSVPTQIPSVKTIFDKAKNGDKRCQAILNFTFEKLGQKMADFIHVLNPEAIIFCGNIAKSMESYLPLISGFCEEQLLDDFKGKIHYGISELLDDKMNVLGPASLAFTKAEELVS, encoded by the coding sequence ATGAAAGTAGTAGGAGTAGATATTGGTGGAACAAATACAGAATTAGCTGTCGTAGATTCTAAAGATGGAATTCTAAAAGTGAGTGCTTTCAAAACTAAAGCAAGTGATTCCTTTGCTCAGTATATTGATGATTTAAGTTGCCAAATTGAAGCATTAACATTGGAGTATTCTATAGATTCAATTGGGATAGGTGCGCCTAACTTTGATTCTAAGGCACAAACGTTTTGTCCAGTTAATTTCCCTTGGGACGACTTAAAGCCGTTTAATTTAAAAGCACACTTAGAGAGTTTATTGAGTATTCCTACCTTTTTAATTAATGATGCCAATGCATCAGCTATGGCTGAAAATCGTTATGGTTCTGGTAAAAAATACAAAGATTTTTCTCTTATTACAGTAGGCACTGGATTAGGTGGTGGTATTATTATCAATAATCAACTTTTTGAAGGTGCTTTCGGATATGCTGGTGAATTCGGTCATACCAAAATAGAGGGTTTAGATAGACAATGTAATTGTGGTGGTGTAGGATGTTTAGAGACGGTTGTTTCTGCTAATGGCATCAAAAAGTCATATGCTGTTAATATGAAAGAAATAAAAAGCAGTGTTCCTACTCAAATTCCTTCGGTTAAAACCATTTTTGATAAAGCTAAAAATGGAGATAAAAGATGTCAGGCGATTTTAAATTTCACATTTGAAAAGCTAGGACAAAAAATGGCTGATTTTATACATGTCCTGAATCCAGAAGCTATTATTTTCTGTGGAAATATTGCCAAGTCTATGGAGAGTTATTTGCCATTAATTTCTGGTTTTTGCGAGGAGCAATTACTTGATGACTTTAAAGGTAAAATACACTACGGAATCTCCGAATTACTTGATGACAAAATGAATGTTTTAGGACCAGCCTCATTAGCATTTACAAAAGCTGAAGAGTTAGTTAGCTAA
- a CDS encoding methylglyoxal synthase → MSKIAVIAHDNFKPNLLEFLKGKKSWFFGREIVATGRTAEFLEAGDLHLPLLHVNKGSDGGYLQITEMIKNGQVGIVFFFRDATIVQPYHEDISKLLNTCDLENIPLSTNQAGAELLIIGKIRMEASEKAQSKLNSNQ, encoded by the coding sequence ATGAGTAAAATAGCAGTAATAGCCCACGATAATTTCAAGCCAAATCTTTTAGAATTCCTTAAGGGGAAAAAATCATGGTTTTTTGGTAGAGAGATTGTTGCTACGGGAAGAACTGCTGAATTTTTAGAAGCTGGCGATTTACATTTGCCTCTTTTGCACGTCAATAAAGGGTCCGATGGCGGTTACCTTCAGATTACTGAAATGATAAAAAATGGTCAAGTAGGTATTGTGTTCTTTTTTAGAGATGCAACTATTGTTCAGCCTTATCATGAAGACATTAGTAAACTGTTGAATACTTGCGATTTGGAAAATATCCCATTGAGCACTAATCAGGCTGGAGCAGAATTGTTAATTATCGGTAAAATAAGAATGGAAGCTTCTGAAAAAGCACAATCTAAACTCAATTCAAATCAATGA
- a CDS encoding HlyC/CorC family transporter, whose product MNSWIIILASVLLSAFFSGMEIAYLSSNKLKLELDKQSNSIVAPLLQRILRSPSKYIATMLVGNNISLVVYGITMAVVLEPKIQVYTQSSFLVLLIQTLISTLIILVTAEFLPKAFFRLNPNRFLKILVLPLTLFHYLLAPIVSITLFLSKRGLKLFGLVLVEDSPVFGKIDLEEYLKLHTNESEYKNLDVEVQILQNALDFSNVKVRECMLPRTEIIGIEVSKTIEDLLKIFIDTKLSKVLIYKENIDNIIGYAHSNEMFKSPKNIKSILIPISYVPESMMANDMLELFIKERKGIAVVVDEFGGTSGMITIEDVVEEILGEIEDEHDSEKDLEIKIDEKTYRFSARLEIDYLNEKYHFDLPKSDEYETLGGLLISQLEEIPEKNTEINIGDYTLVVDEVSDTKIEVVSLSKTD is encoded by the coding sequence ATGAATAGTTGGATAATCATATTAGCTTCAGTACTTCTGTCGGCCTTTTTTTCAGGTATGGAGATAGCATATTTATCGTCCAATAAATTGAAACTTGAGCTGGACAAACAATCCAATTCCATTGTAGCGCCTTTGTTGCAAAGAATTTTACGTTCCCCATCGAAATATATTGCTACTATGCTAGTAGGCAATAACATCTCTTTAGTAGTTTATGGTATAACTATGGCAGTAGTATTAGAGCCCAAAATACAAGTATATACTCAGTCTTCGTTTCTAGTATTATTGATTCAAACATTAATTTCAACTTTAATTATTCTTGTTACTGCTGAGTTTCTTCCTAAAGCCTTTTTTAGATTAAATCCCAATCGATTTTTGAAAATATTAGTGTTGCCTTTAACCCTCTTTCATTATCTGTTAGCACCAATAGTTAGTATAACACTATTTTTATCAAAAAGAGGTCTTAAGCTATTTGGCTTGGTGCTAGTCGAAGATTCCCCTGTGTTTGGTAAGATAGATTTAGAAGAATACCTTAAGCTTCATACCAATGAGTCTGAATACAAAAATTTAGATGTTGAGGTTCAGATTTTACAAAATGCCCTTGATTTCTCAAACGTAAAAGTGCGTGAGTGTATGTTACCACGTACAGAAATTATTGGTATTGAGGTATCTAAGACTATTGAAGATTTGTTGAAGATTTTTATTGACACTAAACTTTCAAAAGTGCTCATCTACAAAGAAAATATTGATAACATCATTGGTTATGCACATTCTAACGAAATGTTCAAATCACCTAAAAACATAAAGTCCATACTAATTCCTATTTCTTATGTTCCTGAAAGTATGATGGCCAATGATATGCTGGAGTTATTTATCAAAGAGCGTAAAGGAATTGCAGTTGTGGTTGACGAATTTGGAGGTACATCTGGAATGATAACTATTGAAGATGTTGTTGAAGAAATTTTAGGCGAGATAGAAGACGAACACGATAGTGAAAAAGATTTAGAGATAAAGATTGATGAAAAGACGTATCGTTTTTCTGCTCGACTGGAGATAGATTATTTGAATGAAAAGTACCATTTCGATTTGCCAAAATCTGATGAATACGAAACATTAGGTGGTTTACTGATTAGTCAATTGGAAGAAATACCAGAGAAAAATACAGAAATCAACATTGGAGATTATACTCTAGTTGTAGATGAAGTGTCAGATACCAAAATTGAGGTCGTTAGCCTTAGTAAAACAGATTAA
- a CDS encoding NUDIX hydrolase, with product MSKINVSVDCVIFGFNDTEKKLKVLTIEKKVNPFSKQDHKKTQFAIPGDLIELDEDIDDAANRILFSLTKLDNLYLKQFKTFGNPTRVQEEKDKEWLVNFRSDPNERVITVGYVSIVRMEDYNPQASYFAHDVCWTDIENIPEMAFDHNLIVDDAIQFLRTEINHEVTSELLPRKFTLSQLQELYEIILDEKLDKRNFRKQIISKGILKKTNEKQKGVSHKPAELYKFNQQ from the coding sequence ATGTCTAAGATTAATGTTTCTGTCGATTGTGTAATTTTCGGTTTTAATGATACTGAAAAAAAACTAAAAGTTTTAACTATTGAAAAAAAGGTAAATCCATTTTCAAAGCAAGACCATAAGAAAACTCAATTTGCTATTCCTGGTGATCTCATTGAACTTGACGAAGACATTGACGATGCTGCCAATAGAATTCTTTTTAGCTTAACAAAATTAGACAACTTATATCTTAAGCAATTCAAAACCTTTGGTAACCCAACACGTGTACAAGAAGAAAAAGATAAAGAGTGGTTAGTAAATTTTAGATCCGACCCTAACGAAAGAGTAATTACAGTTGGATACGTTTCTATTGTTAGAATGGAAGACTATAATCCTCAAGCCTCTTATTTTGCCCACGATGTATGTTGGACAGATATAGAAAATATTCCAGAAATGGCATTTGACCATAACTTAATTGTTGATGATGCTATTCAGTTCTTGAGAACAGAAATAAATCATGAGGTAACTTCAGAATTACTACCCAGAAAGTTCACTTTATCGCAACTGCAAGAACTATACGAAATCATCTTGGATGAAAAGCTTGATAAAAGAAACTTCAGAAAACAGATTATAAGTAAAGGAATATTAAAGAAAACCAACGAAAAGCAAAAAGGTGTTTCTCACAAACCTGCTGAGCTTTACAAATTCAACCAACAATAA
- a CDS encoding tetratricopeptide repeat protein, translating to MKKLLFLFSAFLSITLSANSLVGSKFGSDSVKCVTNISLYREYVKQNNYDDAMTPWRKAYTLCPKASKNIYIDGAKLYNHLISKNQGSEELQKAYLDSLEALYDNRIANFGKEDYVLGLKGSDMMKYSFSDLDRAFTYLKQSVEGQEAKSKATALFSYFKAATEKYKAKSFDKAQVLEVYAVVADYLDINIAKDSKSKKFYVKAAENVEKLFVPFATCDDLIAMFDAKYQETPDDINLLKRIVKVLDKKDCTDAEVYFSAAKQLHEVEPSALSAYNMGNLSIKKNKSSDAIAFFKQALELSDSNDDKANCFYGLSAAYFKSGNNSTARNYALKALEISPKWGKSMLLIGDIYAASANECGSNAFESAMLYSAAIDKFIAAKNMDSSVAELANKKIASYSKYLPSNEDAFFNGYKEGDTYTVGCWINESTKVRIK from the coding sequence ATGAAAAAGTTACTGTTTTTATTCTCAGCGTTTTTATCAATTACGCTTAGTGCTAACTCTTTGGTCGGTAGCAAGTTTGGAAGTGATAGTGTAAAGTGTGTTACAAACATATCGCTATACCGCGAGTATGTCAAACAAAATAATTATGATGATGCTATGACTCCTTGGAGAAAAGCCTATACACTTTGTCCAAAAGCGTCTAAAAATATTTACATAGATGGAGCCAAGCTTTACAATCATCTTATTAGCAAAAATCAAGGTTCTGAAGAACTTCAAAAAGCATATTTAGATTCCTTAGAAGCTTTGTACGATAATAGGATTGCTAATTTTGGTAAAGAAGACTATGTTTTAGGATTGAAAGGTTCTGATATGATGAAGTATTCTTTTTCTGATTTAGACCGAGCATTTACCTATTTAAAGCAATCTGTGGAAGGGCAAGAAGCTAAATCTAAAGCCACTGCTCTTTTTTCATACTTCAAAGCTGCTACCGAAAAATATAAAGCTAAAAGCTTTGATAAAGCACAAGTACTAGAAGTTTATGCTGTTGTGGCAGATTACCTTGATATCAATATTGCTAAAGATTCAAAAAGTAAAAAGTTTTATGTCAAAGCGGCTGAAAATGTAGAAAAATTATTCGTACCGTTCGCTACCTGTGATGACCTCATAGCTATGTTTGATGCCAAATATCAAGAAACACCTGACGACATAAATTTACTGAAGCGTATTGTTAAAGTTCTTGACAAAAAAGATTGTACCGATGCAGAAGTATATTTCTCAGCGGCAAAACAATTACATGAAGTAGAGCCTTCAGCACTTTCAGCATACAATATGGGTAACCTTTCTATCAAGAAAAATAAATCTTCCGATGCGATTGCTTTTTTCAAACAAGCTTTAGAGCTTTCTGATTCTAATGATGATAAAGCCAATTGTTTTTATGGTTTGTCGGCAGCCTATTTCAAGTCGGGTAACAACTCCACAGCTAGAAATTATGCGTTAAAAGCACTAGAGATAAGTCCTAAATGGGGCAAGTCTATGCTATTGATTGGTGATATTTATGCTGCTTCTGCCAATGAATGTGGAAGCAACGCCTTTGAGTCTGCTATGCTATATTCAGCCGCTATTGACAAATTCATTGCTGCTAAAAATATGGATAGTTCAGTTGCTGAATTAGCCAATAAGAAAATTGCCTCCTATTCAAAGTATCTACCCTCTAATGAAGATGCTTTCTTTAATGGTTATAAAGAAGGCGATACATATACGGTTGGTTGTTGGATAAACGAATCGACTAAAGTTAGAATTAAATAA
- a CDS encoding type III pantothenate kinase: MKKITLDEGNTLVKLALFENNQMVFRESDVNLKRVEELLSQCDRLIVSTVKKNTLFEPLLSSKYAISLNSSTPLPITNCYETPHSLGNDRIALAVGAMANFPNNNVLVIDAGTCITYDFINSKKEYLGGSISPGIQMRYNALHQFTSQLPLLESVDAAKLTGANTEESIHSGIINGVLVEIDGIIQRYTNQYPDLKVIVTGGNAKFFDKGLKNTIFANPNLLMEGLNKILDYNESYF; the protein is encoded by the coding sequence ATGAAAAAAATAACACTAGACGAAGGTAATACATTAGTTAAACTAGCTTTATTTGAGAATAATCAAATGGTGTTTAGGGAAAGTGATGTTAATTTGAAGCGTGTTGAGGAGTTGCTTTCACAATGCGATAGACTAATAGTTTCTACGGTCAAGAAAAACACACTTTTTGAGCCGCTATTATCAAGTAAGTATGCTATTTCTTTAAATTCTTCCACACCTTTGCCTATTACGAATTGTTACGAGACGCCTCATAGTTTAGGTAACGATAGAATTGCATTAGCTGTGGGAGCAATGGCGAATTTCCCTAACAATAATGTGTTAGTTATCGATGCGGGTACTTGTATAACCTATGATTTTATTAACTCTAAAAAAGAGTATTTAGGGGGTAGTATTTCACCAGGGATACAGATGAGATATAATGCATTGCATCAATTTACAAGCCAATTACCTTTGTTGGAAAGTGTAGATGCAGCTAAACTTACAGGAGCTAATACTGAGGAGTCTATTCATTCTGGAATAATAAATGGTGTCCTTGTTGAAATAGATGGAATAATTCAACGTTATACAAATCAATATCCTGATTTAAAAGTAATAGTTACTGGTGGCAACGCTAAATTCTTTGATAAGGGATTAAAAAACACCATATTTGCAAACCCAAATCTATTGATGGAAGGGTTAAATAAAATTTTAGATTATAATGAATCATATTTTTAG
- a CDS encoding DUF983 domain-containing protein → MIKKGTKLFSILKFKCPQCHEGDFFISSAYNFKKIGELHKHCPNCKLKFSKEPGFYFGAMYVSYAIGIAIFIATYIANWILDLQASLFQILLFVGTVLIVGTPFLFHLSKIIWANLFIHYKVNN, encoded by the coding sequence ATGATAAAAAAAGGAACAAAATTATTTAGCATTCTTAAATTTAAATGCCCTCAATGCCATGAAGGTGACTTCTTTATCTCTTCAGCATATAACTTTAAAAAAATTGGTGAACTGCATAAACACTGTCCCAATTGTAAATTAAAATTCAGCAAAGAGCCTGGTTTTTATTTTGGGGCAATGTACGTTTCATACGCTATAGGCATAGCAATTTTCATTGCAACTTATATAGCTAACTGGATTCTTGATTTACAAGCATCTTTATTTCAAATACTTTTATTTGTAGGCACAGTTTTGATTGTTGGTACTCCTTTTTTATTCCATCTATCAAAAATTATTTGGGCTAATCTATTTATTCATTATAAAGTCAATAATTAA
- a CDS encoding methylglyoxal synthase yields MRIAIIAHDGTKDRLRGFIQSKMDVISNHTIVCTKSTSKIVKEFNLNVSAVESGPLGGDAQIAAQIVTNEIEAVLFLRDPLGKHPHEPDINMLLRLCDVYQVPLATNFKTAGILLNHFKNL; encoded by the coding sequence ATGAGGATAGCAATTATTGCACACGACGGCACCAAAGATCGCCTCAGGGGTTTTATACAATCCAAAATGGACGTGATTTCTAATCATACCATCGTTTGTACTAAAAGTACTTCTAAAATTGTCAAAGAATTTAATTTAAATGTTAGTGCAGTAGAATCTGGGCCACTAGGAGGAGATGCACAAATAGCTGCACAAATAGTAACTAATGAAATAGAGGCTGTTCTCTTTTTGAGAGATCCATTAGGAAAGCACCCTCACGAACCAGACATAAACATGTTGTTGAGATTGTGCGATGTGTACCAAGTCCCACTAGCAACCAATTTTAAAACAGCAGGGATTTTATTAAACCATTTTAAAAACCTTTAA